A section of the Triticum dicoccoides isolate Atlit2015 ecotype Zavitan chromosome 7A, WEW_v2.0, whole genome shotgun sequence genome encodes:
- the LOC119331027 gene encoding NLR family CARD domain-containing protein 3-like isoform X2 has product MSSGVTWSFAAGSNLSTSTSIKAQKESKKNLNKFYKELRTLKTVNMAGRQFGDEGLFFLAESLAYNKSAEEVDFSGNAITAAGIEAFDGILQINTALKTLNLSGNIIGDEGAKCLSDILIENVGIQKLFLNSTNIGDEGAKAISDLLKKNKTIRIVQLSNNTIEYSGFASIADALLENNTLRSLYLNGNYGGPLGASSLAKGVVGNKSLRELHLHGNGFGNEGLRVLMSALSAHRGKITVLDIGNNNITSEGSLYVAEFIKVTKSLRWLSLYMDDVGDEGAEKVADALKQNKTISTMDFGGNNIHSRGVTAIAETLKENEVLTTLELSYNPIGPEGVKALCDVLKFNGKLQTLKLGWCQIGVSGAEFIADCLKYNTTLSTLDLRANGLGDDGAICLARSLKIINESLKSLDLGFNEIRDDGAFALAQALKANEDLAVTSLMLANNFFGKFGQVALTEARDHVYEMSGKEIDIYY; this is encoded by the exons TCGGACACTGAAAACCGTTAACATGGCAG GCCGTCAATTCGGGGATGAGGGACTATTCTTCCTAGCAGAAAGCTTAGCCTATAACAAG AGTGCTGAAGAGGTGGACTTTTCGGGTAATGCGATAACAGCTGCGGGAATAGAAGCTTTCGATGGCATTCTCCAGATAAACACAGCTTTGAAGACTCTCAATTTATCTGGAAATATCATTGGAGATGAAGGAGCCAAG TGTCTTTCAGATATATTGATTGAAAACGTAGGTATTCAGAAGCTCTTCCTGAACAGTACAAATATCGGAGATgag GGGGCAAAAGCAATTTCAGATCTGCTGAAAAAGAACAAAACAATACGTATTGTACAGCTTAGCAACAATACAATAGAATACAGT GGTTTTGCAAGTATTGCAGATGCACTTCTTGAGAATAATACGCTACGGAGTTTGTATCTCAA TGGCAACTATGGTGGTCCTCTCGGTGCATCCAGCCTAGCAAAAGGAGTTGTAGGGAACAAATCTCTCAGG GAACTTCATTTACATGGTAACGGATTTGGGAACGAGGGATTACGGGTGTTGATGTCTGCATTATCTGCTCACAGAG GGAAGATAACAGTCTTGGATATTGGTAACAACAACATTACATCAGAAGGTTCTCTCTATGTAGCTGAGTTCATCAAAGTGACAAAGTCTCTACGGTGGCTCAGCCTGTACATGGATGATGTTGGTGACGAG GGAGCTGAAAAGGTGGCAGATGCTCTGAAACAGAACAAAACAATTTCTACAATGGACTTT GGTGGTAATAACATTCACTCTCGAGGGGTAACTGCAATAGCTGAAACTTTGAAGGAGAATGAAGTGCTAACAACA CTGGAGTTGAGTTATAACCCAATTGGACCAGAGGGGGTAAAGGCTTTGTGCGATGTTCTCAAGTTCAACGGCAAACTCCAAACCCTTAAGCTTGGTTGGTGCCAG ATAGGTGTGTCAGGTGCAGAGTTCATTGCTGATTGTTTGAAGTATAACACAACATTGTCGACATTGGATTTGCGGGCAAATGGACTTGGAGATGAT GGTGCTATCTGCTTGGCGCGAAGTTTGAAGATAATCAATGAATCCTTGAAATCACTTGACCTTGGATTTAATGAGATTAGA GATGATGGAGCATTTGCATTGGCACAAGCACTCAAGGCCAATGAGGATCTTGCAGTCACATCATTAATGCTCGCTAACAACTTCTTTGGGAAATTTGGACAG GTTGCTCTGACCGAGGCACGGGATCATGTATACGAGATGAGTGGAAAGGAAATAGACATTTATTATTAG
- the LOC119331509 gene encoding putative xyloglucan endotransglucosylase/hydrolase protein 1, protein MASSVRQPWHLLLIVLLPSLATATVFDNNYVPSWGADGYHLVDQGTETRLTMDRTSGAGFRSRSTYGSGFFRMRIKVPGGYTAGVVTAFYLASEAPYDGGDRDEVDFEFLGNVDGENITLQTNVFVNGDGDREQRLNLWFDPAADFHEYKILWNPYQLVILVDDVPIRVLRNLTGQVPEYEFPAKQMGVRASLWDGSDWATDGGRIKIDWGRAPFTAGFRGFDVDACANTSSTPCDSTDLWWNARRHRRLSVREQAAYEHVRRTYMNYDYCADKDRFQNGKVPVECSYST, encoded by the exons ATGGCTTCCAGCGTGCGGCAGCCATGGCACCTCCTCCTGATCGTCCTCCTCCCGTCCTTGGCCACGGCGACGGTGTTCGACAACAACTACGTGCCCTCGTGGGGCGCAGACGGCTACCACCTCGTCGACCAGGGCACGGAGACCCGTCTCACCATGGACAGAACCTCCGGCGCAGGGTTCCGCTCCAGGTCGACGTACGGGTCGGGGTTCTTCCGCATGAGGATCAAGGTGCCCGGAGGGTACACGGCCGGAGTCGTCACAGCCTTCTAT CTGGCGTCGGAAGCACCTTATGATGGCGGTGACCGCGACGAGGTGGACTTCGAGTTCCTGGGCAACGTGGACGGCGAGAACATCACCCTCCAGACCAACGTCTTCGTCAACGGCGACGGCGACAGGGAGCAGAGGCTCAACCTGTGGTTCGACCCGGCAGCCGACTTCCACGAGTACAAGATACTCTGGAACCCTTACCAGCTCGT GATATTGGTGGACGATGTGCCGATACGGGTGCTGAGGAACCTGACGGGGCAGGTGCCGGAGTACGAGTTCCCGGCGAAGCAGATGGGCGTGCGGGCGAGCCTGTGGGACGGCTCCGACTGGGCGACGGACGGCGGCAGGATCAAGATCGACTGGGGCCGCGCGCCCTTCACCGCGGGGTTCCGGGGCTTCGACGTCGACGCCTGCGCCAACACCAGCTCGACGCCGTGCGACTCGACGGACCTGTGGTGGAACGCCCGCAGGCACAGGCGGCTGTCCGTCCGGGAGCAGGCGGCCTACGAGCACGTCCGGAGGACGTACATGAACTACGACTACTGCGCCGACAAGGATCGGTTCCAGAACGGCAAGGTGCCGGTTGAGTGCAGCTACAGTACATAG